One window from the genome of Plasmodium relictum strain SGS1 genome assembly, chromosome: 12 encodes:
- the CYC1 gene encoding cyclin homologue, putative, whose translation MNYPEDTSHIKKWFFKNEKEINDVCLKKYNDFKEKFKNYKISIPKYNDIEKTKLYFCYQLTHFCEIKMLKAQIVECAILLYNRFYLKEIILVYDPRILIFTCIILAIKLEGYGKLYKINEFFSDIDINLDKVLEHENIVCSSLNFELNFLYTKECIYYLKNKFLNYIKKYINKDNELNNSFETICDKIYISTSNDCLKVIENFFITFTYTPSQIALYCFVNNIKTYFNIVNADKFILEFITNNNQILFQKLKNKIDELHIKYKDHLDLRNTFDDENTTKQIGETLDMCIDIYELLKKKNSKKSRKKKLNDEENTPNDSNKKVDIKKEN comes from the coding sequence atgaattacCCAGAAGATACATCACATATTAAGAAATGGTTTttcaaaaatgaaaaagaaataaatgatgtatgtttaaaaaaatataatgattttaaagaaaaatttaaaaattataaaattagtaTACCTAAATATAATGACATAGAAAAAACGaagttatatttttgttatcaACTAACTCATTTTTGTGAAATAAAGATGTTAAAAGCTCAAATAGTGGAATGtgctattttattatataacagattttatttaaaagaaataatattagtATATGATCCTcgtattttaatttttacttgtATTATATTAGCAATAAAATTAGAAGGATATGGAAAActgtataaaataaatgaattttttagtGATATTGATATAAATTTAGATAAAGTATTAGAGCATGAAAATATTGTTTGCTCATCCTTAAATTTTGAGTTGAATTTCTTATATACTAAAGAATGTAtttattacttaaaaaataaatttttaaattatattaaaaaatatataaataaagataatgaattaaataattcttttgaaACTATATgtgataaaatttatattagcACATCAAATGATTGTTTGAAAgttattgaaaatttttttatcacaTTTACATATACTCCCTCTCAAATAGCGTTGTACTGTTttgtaaataatataaaaacttattttaatattgttaatgcagataaatttattttagaattcattactaataataatcaaattctttttcaaaaattaaaaaataaaattgatgaACTTCATATCAAATATAAAGATCATCTAGATTTAAGAAACACTTTTGATGATGAAAATACAACCAAGCAAATAGGTGAAACATTAGATATGTGTATTGATATTTATGagcttttaaaaaaaaaaaacagtaaaaaatctagaaaaaaaaaattgaatgaTGAAGAAAACACACCAAACgattctaataaaaaagttgacataaaaaaagaaaactaa
- a CDS encoding DNA-directed RNA polymerase III subunit RPC4, putative, whose product MDKRYKHDEYSLRRSISNTLRKSSLLKNGINNNKNIALKKFVPNIDNLKNENKSKNDEVDKLETLNNKNIQELIKKTISLDLQKETKKENFNNKINKAFSSQNIDISLNNQINLLNLEKISDNNENIEKKKKTSINIYELNNISKNIFYNKKCASPNAHFLPLTLPFFTNNEKQKKIRKMLLNKESFFFYIQLPNMLPAIKQKEESDEEQIKEKEEINESKQKKEKKKFNKSKKYSYELSNINTLPNGKFAKLIIYKNKKIKMKINDILFDVNEGSACTFSQEIGCYIRENSEFIFLGNCDHKIVVTPNIERIIHNK is encoded by the coding sequence ATGGATAAAAGATATAAACATGATGAGTACAGCTTGAGAAGAAGTATCAGTAACACTTTACGTAAGTCgagtttattaaaaaatggtattaataataataaaaatatagctttaaaaaaatttgttccaaatatagataatttaaaaaacgAAAATAAGTCAAAAAATGATGAAGTGGATAAATTAGAAActttaaataataagaatattcaagaattaataaaaaaaactatcAGCCTAGACTTACAAAAGGagacaaaaaaagaaaattttaacaataaaattaataaagcaTTTTCTTCTCAAAACATAGATATATCTTTAAATAACCAAATTAACTTACTAAACTTAGAAAAGATAAGCgacaataatgaaaatatagaaaaaaaaaaaaaaacatctatcaatatatatgaactaaataatataagtaaaaatattttctataataaaaaatgtgcTTCACCTAATGCTCACTTTTTACCATTAACTTTACCATTTTTCActaataatgaaaaacagaagaaaataagaaaaatgcttttaaataaagaatctttttttttttatattcaattaCCAAATATGCTACCTGCTATTAAACAAAAAGAGGAAAGTGATGAAGAACAAATAAAAgagaaagaagaaataaatgaaagtaaacaaaaaaaagaaaaaaaaaaatttaataagtcaaaaaaatattcatatgaACTTAGCAATATAAACACATTACCTAATGGAAAATTTgcaaaattaataatttataaaaacaaaaaaataaaaatgaaaattaatgACATATTATTTGATGTTAATGAAGGATCAGCATGTACTTTTTCTCAAGAAATTGGCTGTTATATAAGAGAAAATTcagaatttatatttttaggtAACTGTGATCATAAAATAGTTGTAACTCCTAATATAGAAAGAATTATTCAtaacaaataa
- a CDS encoding DNA polymerase alpha subunit, putative: MKDIKQADIKHFLETYYTDNSISDELKDVFDFIERNKHKNNFHKLFEDYLEDYNKILLKNGNLLKDNMIYEYEYVKQYNTELAGKDGINCNNKYQWYINYVNTINENYQFLGLDTNVISECINKKITLFLELFLKYSEKLNLNIEISPILNMNEEDCYIFGRIYTDNEINISESNIILEGNMKWNNGDKAQLLNLNGMKNLFFFLGQILAVKGKKEINQYSIKYYVSNIYAGLPTHLNVKIDKEFLLKYFNCNEIEEDSKSHDDILQLYNNDNIHIMICNGYIYNDNDYNDHLNNFLKIVNEKSPHVVLIFGPFLFIRNFSETIQKIGDINVIYDNIFKKITKIAKNEHLEKTHFFIIPSIYDSINIYPLPQPPFFYEKSNNLSNVHFLSNPSYIYINEIKIALTSCDIVYNISKNLLCRPSEMKLFYLFEQILRQLSFFPSYPSEYNIETTKFNNLLFHPNRLPDIFLFPSYTNEKSYVKEIHKKLFICPYSIDVSKAKPSNFFSNIYIFPPNETQELSKRVILENVFVHQNKVNA, encoded by the coding sequence atgaaggaTATAAAACAAGCTgatataaaacattttttagaAACATATTACACAGATAACAGTATAAGTGATGAATTAAAAGATGTTTTTGATTTTATTGAAAGAAATAagcataaaaataattttcacaAATTGTTTGAAGATTATTTAGAggattataataaaatattattaaaaaatgggAACTTACTAAAAGATAATATGATATACGAGTATGAATATGTAAAACAATACAATACTGAATTAGCGGGAAAAGATGGAATAAattgtaataataaatatcaaTGGTATATAAACTATGTAAATacaataaatgaaaattatcaATTTTTAGGTTTAGATACAAATGTTATATCtgaatgtataaataaaaaaataactttatttttggaattatttttaaagtattctgaaaagttaaatttaaatatagaaataagtCCTATATTAAACATGAATGAAGAAGATTGCTATATTTTTGGTAGAATTTATACAGATAATGAAATCAACATAAGTGAATCAAACATTATTTTAGAAGGAAATATGAAATGGAATAATGGAGATAAAGCtcaattattaaatttaaatggtatgaaaaatttattttttttcttaggACAAATCCTAGCtgtaaaaggaaaaaaagaaattaatcaATAtagtataaaatattatgttaGTAACATATATGCTGGATTACCAACTCATTTGAAtgtaaaaatagataaagaatttttattaaaatattttaattgtaATGAAATAGAAGAAGATAGTAAATCACATGATGATATATtacaattatataataatgataacaTACACATAATGATTTGCAATGGATATATTTATAACGATAATGATTATAATGACCatttaaacaattttttaaaaatcgTAAATGAAAAATCACCTCATgtagttttaatttttggcccctttttatttattcgtAATTTCAGTGAAACAATTCAAAAAATTGGAGATATTAATGTTATTtatgataatatttttaaaaaaattacaaaaattgCAAAAAATGAGCATTTAGAAAAaactcatttttttattattccatCTATATATGattctataaatatttatccATTACCTCAACcaccttttttttatgaaaaaagtaataatttaTCTAATGTACATTTTTTGTCTAATCCttcttatatttatataaatgaaataaaaattgctTTAACATCTTGCGATATAGTATataatataagtaaaaacTTATTGTGTAGACCCAGtgaaatgaaattattttatttatttgaacAAATTTTAAGAcaactttctttttttccatCATATCCCTCTGAATATAATATTGAAACAAcgaaatttaataatttgcTATTTCATCCTAATAGATTACcagatatttttttgtttccaTCGTATACTAATGAAAAGTCTTATGTTAaagaaatacataaaaaattatttatttgtcCTTATTCTATTGATGTCAGTAAAGCAAAAccatctaattttttttcaaatatttacatttttccACCAAACGAAACGCAAGAATTATCAAAAAGAGTAATACTTGAAAATGTGTTTGTTCACCAAAACAAAGTAAatgcttaa
- a CDS encoding mitochondrial ribosomal protein S6-2 precursor, putative, which translates to MVLYESYIALNKHIKKEDVKNLMKNFNFIVNKYNGNIININDLGWRKFAFCIKKPKVGTFHFARFYCITFYSNSKSIKDLNEFFHSNTFILRFLNVKMKYRSNFLVAPFSHINE; encoded by the coding sequence ATGGTTTTGTATGAATCGTATATAGCCTTaaataaacatataaaaaaagaagacgtgaagaatttaatgaaaaattttaattttatagtaaataaatataatggtaatataataaatataaatgatttagGTTGGAGAAAATTTGCCTTTTGTATAAAAAAGCCGAAAGTAGGTACATTCCATTTTGCTAGATTTTATTGTATTACATTTTATTCTAATAGTAAGAGCATTAAagatttaaatgaattttttcatagtaatacttttattttaagatttttaaatgttaaaatgaaatatagaTCAAATTTTTTGGTTGCACCTTTTTCTCATATAAATGAGTAG
- the RFC3 gene encoding replication factor C3, putative codes for MKGVSQILKNVEKYRPNVLSDIISHEQVISTIRKFVQKGELPHLLLHGPPGTGKTSTILAVCKELYGDSRSSFVLELNASDDRGINVIRDQIKTFAESKNHYNTCEKTTLKLIILDEADHMTFPAQNAMRRIMENYAKNVRFCLLCNYVNKITPAIQSRCTAFRFSPLKKEYMMNKALDIAKSENVNVTKEGLESLIRVGHGDMRRILNCLQVVSLSHKNLTIDENIILSTLDIPLPNEIKQILEHFTKSSIKESYEFVSKLQYNKGYSIKDIMKCLYDMVITYDFPDSAFCLLLKNLGEIEERCSSGASEQITLSALISSFVEFRDELFKLKYDIKNI; via the exons ATGAAAGGAGTATCTCAAATACTGAAAAAT GTAGAAAAATATAGACCAAATGTATTGAGTGACATAATTTCACATGAACAAGTCATATCAACAATAAGAAAGTTTGTTCAAAAGGGAGAATTGCCCCATTTACTTTTACATGGACCACCAGGAACGGGAAAAACATCAACTATTTTAGCTGTGTGTAAAGAATTATATGGAGATTCAAGAAGTTCTTTTGTTTTAGAGTTAAATGCTTCTGATGATAGAGGTATAAATGTTATTAGAGATCAAATAAAGACATTTGCTGAATCAAAAAATCATTATAATACTTGTGAGAAAACaacattaaaattaattattttagatGAAGCTGATCATATGACATTTCCAGCTCAAAATGCAATGAGAAGGATTATGGAAAATTATGCTAAAAATGTTCGTTTTTGTTTATTGTGTAATtatgttaataaaataactcCTGCTATTCAATCAAGATGTACTGCATTCAGATTTTCTCCTctgaaaaaagaatatatgaTGAACAAAGCTTTAGATATTGCTAAATCAGAAAACGTTAATGTTACGAAGGAAGGATTAGAAAGTCTTATTCGTGTTGGACATGGGGATATGAGAAGAATTTTAAATTGCTTGCAAGTGGTATCATTAAgtcataaaaatttaacgattgatgaaaatattattttatcaacTTTAGATATTCCATTACCtaatgaaataaaacaaattttaGAGCACTTTACTAAAAGTAGCATAAAAGAATCTTATGAATTCGTTAGTAAATTGCAATACAATAAAGGCTATtcaataaaagatattatgaAATGTTTATATGATATGGTAATAACTTATGATTTTCCAGACTCTGCTTTTTGCCTTTTGCTTAAAAATTTAGGAGAAATTGAAGAAAGGTGTTCATCTGGAGCAAGCGAACAAATAACATTATCCGCTTTAATAAGTTCATTTGTCGAATTTAGAGACGAACTtttcaaattaaaatatgatataaaaaatatataa